The sequence AAATCCCTAATGATATTCAATTTCTTACAATTATAGGTGAAATAGAAGGTCACACAATATGTCCCCCTCAAAAGAAAACAACGAAATATGAACATATAATTCCTTTACTGATTTCAGTTATGGAGAATCCGGATATAAAAGGTCTGTTTGTAATACTTAATACTGTAGGGGGAGATGTGGAGGCAGGACTTGCGCTGGCGGAAATGATTAACAGCATAAATAAGCCAAAAGTTTCATTGGTACTCGGAGGAGGACACAGTATCGGAGTTCCTCTGGCTACAGCCACAGATTATTCGTTTATAGTTCCTACTGCCACAATGACTATACATCCTATAAGAACTTCAGGATTGGTAATAGGTGTGCCTCAAACATTTAGATATTTTGAGAAGATGCAGCAAAGAATAATAGATTTTATAGTGAGAACATCAAGTATTAAAAAGGGGGAGCTGAAGAAACTTATGTATGCTACTGACGAAATCGCCAATGACATAGGAACTATTTTAGTTGGTCAAGAGGCAGTAGATTACGGGATTATAAATGAAGTAGGGGGATTTGACAAAGCTCTTTCCAAATTAAGAACTTTAATAAAAGAGGGACTTAATTAATAGTACAACTTTATAATTTGTGTTATAATTACATAGACAAACATTAATTTTCAACTTATTTTACTAAAAGAAGGATTTTCATATTATTTATAGAATTTATTTTTGAGGTGGTCCCGTTGAAGAAGAAAAAAAAAGGAAAAATAGAATTAGATAAAGAAATTATAGGTATTGTACTAATACTTCTGGGAATATTATCGATTTTCAGTTTATTTAGTGATAAAACAGGAATTGTGGGAGAGTTTTTAAAGAATATTTATCTTCAGTTAATGGGTTTTGGAGGTTTTATATTTCCGTTAATACTTATAGCTATAGGGATATTTTTTATGGCAAATAAATTGGATATAGATGAGGATAGAAAGGCTTTTTATAGTATAGTAATATTTTTATGTGTATTGACAATTATTGATATAAGCAAAATGGGCAATATGACATTTGTGAAAAGAATTCAATTAGCTTTTCAGTATGGAGAATCAGGTTTAGGCGGGGGCATATTGGGAGCTTTTTTGGGTTATATATTTTTTAAGCTCTTTGGTTCTATAGGTTCTTATATAATATTATCTTTTGTTATAGTCATAAATATTATGCTTATATCCGAAATTAAAATATCTAAGATTAAAATAGCAAAATTGTTTAGTCATAGAAATAGGAGACCTACATATAATTCCGTTGAGCCAAAAACGATTGAGGAAGATGAAAAAAAAGAAGGAATAAAGATATTGGATTATACCAAAAATGAGGAAGAAAAAGAAGATAAAAAAAACAATATGGAAAATATAAAATATGAAAACAAAGATAAGGCTGCAGATAATCTGAAAATTTTTAACAGCCATCAAAAAAATAAAACTTCTTATAAATTTCCTCCCATGGAATTTTTAAAAAGTTCGGATCTTAATACGGATTATAGTGACAAAAAAGAAATATTTGGGAATGCAAGAAAGATTGAAGAAACCATGAGAAGCTTCGGAATTGATGCTCATGTAACTCAAATAAGCAAGGGACCTACAATTACCCTATATGAGCTTCAACCTTCTCCTGGAGTAAAGGTAAGCAAAATAGTTAATTTATCCGATGATATTGCCTTGAATTTGGCGAGTTCCGATATTAGAATAGAGGCTCCCATACCGGGAAAGGCGGCAGTGGGAATAGAAGTCCCCAACAGGAAAAAAAGCAATGTGTACTTAAAGGAA is a genomic window of Acidilutibacter cellobiosedens containing:
- a CDS encoding FtsK/SpoIIIE family DNA translocase, which codes for MKKKKKGKIELDKEIIGIVLILLGILSIFSLFSDKTGIVGEFLKNIYLQLMGFGGFIFPLILIAIGIFFMANKLDIDEDRKAFYSIVIFLCVLTIIDISKMGNMTFVKRIQLAFQYGESGLGGGILGAFLGYIFFKLFGSIGSYIILSFVIVINIMLISEIKISKIKIAKLFSHRNRRPTYNSVEPKTIEEDEKKEGIKILDYTKNEEEKEDKKNNMENIKYENKDKAADNLKIFNSHQKNKTSYKFPPMEFLKSSDLNTDYSDKKEIFGNARKIEETMRSFGIDAHVTQISKGPTITLYELQPSPGVKVSKIVNLSDDIALNLASSDIRIEAPIPGKAAVGIEVPNRKKSNVYLKEILQSEEYNNISSKIPFALGKDISGKPIVANIEKMPHLLIAGATGSGKSVCINTIIMSILYKATPDEVKLLLIDPKVVELSIYNKIPHLLTPVVTDAKKAKFALNWAVEEMTRRYKIFAKNNVRDIYSYNAKVEKEEPENKLCQIVIIIDELADLMMVAAQEIEDYICRLAQMARAAGMYLIIATQRPSVDVITGTIKANIPSRISFAVTSSIDSRTILDMGGGEKLLGKGDMLFFPSGYSKPVRIQGAFISEEEVEKVVQFLKEENEIEYDESIAEEIDNPHEETPGIDDDLLPDAIDLVINEGQASISFLQRKLKIGYSRAGRLIDEMERRGIVGKSEGSKPRKVLMDRDSINS
- a CDS encoding ClpP family protease; the encoded protein is MNDDKNNENIEELGIPNSSKIPNDIQFLTIIGEIEGHTICPPQKKTTKYEHIIPLLISVMENPDIKGLFVILNTVGGDVEAGLALAEMINSINKPKVSLVLGGGHSIGVPLATATDYSFIVPTATMTIHPIRTSGLVIGVPQTFRYFEKMQQRIIDFIVRTSSIKKGELKKLMYATDEIANDIGTILVGQEAVDYGIINEVGGFDKALSKLRTLIKEGLN